The Buteo buteo unplaced genomic scaffold, bButBut1.hap1.1 HAP1_SCAFFOLD_45, whole genome shotgun sequence genome contains the following window.
TAACAAGGAGAAGGGATCCTCCCCCTCCCTAAACGCCCTGTGTTGAACTGGGGGGCTACGGAGTTGCCGTGCCTCCTTGCTCCGCGCCAGGGCCAGTTGGCAGCTCTGCCTTATCAGCCCGATCCCAGTTCCCAAAGGGTGGGAACCTGTTGGAGACAAACCCGCGGGGTCTTGGCCCCCCACCGTCCTCCCCGTTTCCCCAAAGGGCTTCCCCCCGGGGAAGGCAGCCCGTCCCACACCCTCCGGCACGTCCTGCgtggcccagcagccccagccctggcagggatggaCCCCAGTCTCCCGTGTCTCTCACCGACCCTCTCGgtccctctgtccctgcctcctctgcagccctgcggTGCATCCCCTTTGTGGGAATGACGCTGCTCGCCCTGCGCACCGTGCTGACCCAGGTGGGGAGCGGCGAGGTCCTGCATGCCATCTGCAGTGGTGAGTGTCGGCTCCTTGGCTGGGGTCTTAGGGGCAGGGGCGGCCTTCGATGCCTCCATGTGATCTCAGAGGGAACGTGGTGGGTGTGAGCCCGGGGCAATCCCAAACTGCAGCGAGTGTGTAGGAGGAGCGGGGGAAGGCCAGGAGGTTTCTGTGGGCGGGACGCGGCAGCGCTGCACGGAGAAACTCCTGGGTCCCTTCCCACGGTTTCTGTTCCCCCGCTTCCCTCTGGGATTAAACTCCCTACTCTGAAAGGGCGAGtatgagggaagggaagggaaaagggaagggaagggaaaagggaagggaagggtgtGCAGTTGGAaatgctggaggggaaggggccgttgaggaggagaaggtgcgatgggtgtgaggaggagagaaacgGTGGGGTGTTTGAACCCAGGCACCTCAAGAGCACAGATTGCCCTTGGATCCAGATCCAGATCCAGGGAAGCCCTGCTGAGCCTGGGACCGTCCTTAAAGCAGGCTTGGGCGTGAACGCAAGGTACCGTCCCTGCTGCAGACTCTCACatgctcccttttcctttgtccTGGTGCAGTCCTGGAGCAATGGTCGAAAGGAGTCAGTACATacctctgcagctgggagcaatgcCCCTTCCCTCGCAAGGGGGTAGCACAGTTCTGTGAAGCCATTTACCCGGTCTTCCGCTATGTGGTGGCAAATTGGCTGGactgcaaggaggaagaggtgagaagtgctgctttccacgcccggggctgcagcagggatgtcCATGGCGCTGGGTCCGTCTGTGCCCAGTGGGGTGCGAGCAGAGGGCCGAGGGGAAGGGGGCTTCCCGACGGGAAGCAGCCGAGCCTTGGGGCCTTtctgcagggagggctggggtagCAGGGTGGGGAAGTGCTCTCTCTCCTCTGGAGCGAGCCCTTcttctgcagggcagaagggaaagggaaacccCTCCCAGTGGGAAGGGCAGACCGGTGTTCAGGGGATGCTGAGCACTAGGCAGACCTTCAGCCCTCCAAGCGgagcctctcccttccctcttcaggACAAGCAGGCTGTCCTCGGGGCAGTGGCTGCCATGCTGGGGGTCCTTCTGCATGAGGAGCAGCACCGAGAGCAGAcctgggagcagctcctctggctcCTGCAGCAATACCAGGAGGTCCGAGACAACTCCCGGCTCACCGAGGTGAGATGTTGCGCAGGGCCTGGcgtggctgctggggtgggtctGCGCGAGTGCTAagaggcactggggagctgtggggtgccaggaggagctgggaagcccttagagaaggaacaggaagagcagaggaggcctgaggtttcctgggctctttgggcagaaaaggagaaacccggggcagggcgggagggaggcAAGAGTCCCTGGGGCTCATCTGCTCAGGAAGGgaggcactgccagctccctggggcTCTGTGTGCAGGAAGAGCTTTGCCCGAAtgcccagggccatgtccagtcCCATGCGGCGACTGGCGAGGTCTGATGAGTGGGAAACTGAGTTGTCAAGCCCGGGCTCCGTTCCGAGGAAAGAGACCCTCTTGATGCTGCTCTGCTCGTCAGGCTTTTCCCTGGGAGCTGATGTTAGGGGCTCCCCTTATCCCAGACGTGCTGGGTTTCTCCATTCCCAAGTGCCTTTAGGTGGCTtgagcctcctcttcccccccgtTCTCTTGTAGAGCCTCAGCTATGTCCTGGAGATCCTGGAGGGAGTTCAGACCCCAATGCCGCAGGGCACGGCTCTTGCCATCAGCACCGCTGTGCGCCGCCAGGTAAGGGGAGCCCTGCGCCCTGCCGCAAGCCTGGGGCCTGCACCCATGATTGCCACGGAAGGGAAGGACCTGccggctggcagggcagagcagggcgtTCCTCCACTGGGACCTTCCTGCAGGCCTGGAGCATGCCAGGACTTCGATCCAGGTGCCATCTTAAGGCTGCAGGAGGCCTGATCCTGGCTGTTTGGAACGGGCCTGAGCGGCAGCCCGGTTCCCACAGCCATTTCCCTCTCGGCCAAGTCGCAGGAGGACTCTGGAGCGCCAGCACCCTGAGGGCAGCCTTTCAGCGCTGCTCAGCCtcagctcctgggcagcctgggctgccgcAAACCTCTGTGTGTGCCCGGGGCCACCGTGGGGTGGGCTGGGTTTCGGCTGTGGGTCCCATGCCCAGAgtgcccagggagaggagaacgGAGAGCGCCATTACTTTTCGGTCCCTCTCAGCACTGATGCCGCTTTCTCTAAAATGGATCTTGCTCCCACAGCTCCCTGATGTGACCGAGGAGGCTGGCCCGGCCCAGAAGGCAGTGCTGTCCCGCTGCATCATGCTGCAGGGTAAGGAGAGGAGACTGGGCGATGGCCCGCCGTGCCGtggcagctctctccctgtccttggctGTTGGGGACAGCTGCCTGCTGATGCAGAATGCGATTTCTTCCCCGCAGCACGAATGCGCCCCGAGGAGACAGGCATGTTTCTGCACTCCCAGCTGAGCGGTGGGAGTGAGGCCGGTCGCGTGGCAGCCCTGGGCCTGCTGGGAGCGCTGGCCCGCGCTGACGGTCAGTGCCACAGACCAGGGACGCAAGGCAGGGgttggggctgctgggctgacaGCAGGAACGGGCCGAAAGTGGTGCACCTGCACCCAAAGGGAGCTGCGAAGAGCGGGTCCCCCAGCCGAGCTGACGCCCCGCAGCAGGGCTCTCCCCCGGCAGTTAGAAATGCCGGCACACCAGGGACGGCGCTCCACGGGCGTGTAACACAGGCAGGCTGGTGGGCGGGCAGGTGGGCTGCTTTGCACAGGAGCTGCTCGTACCCGTGCTgtttctcttgttctctctgtTGCCATAGCCTTCGGTCCCTGTAAAATAGCCTCTGGAAGTGGGGTTGCTCCGACTACGCCGCTGCTTCCCGTGAAGCCAGTCAGGCCCCGCTCTTCTGTCCCATTGGAAGCTTCAGGGGATCCCTTCTGCCACTGGGGCTCTGCCTCAATGCACACCTCTCCGTATCTCTTCCAGCACCTGCGGTGAGAGAGaagctgccccagctggtggAGGCCATGCGCTCCTTGTGCAGTGACCCCAGTGCCCAGGTGAACTGGTTTGGGAAGAGAGGGTGCCACCAGGGGAGGCAGAGAAACCCTTTCCCTTGGGACAGAGCCAGAGGGCCTGGGGAAGTGCTGGCGCGTTGCCCAGGTGGTGGCTGATGGCTCctccctggggagagctggcagggcagagcgggGAGGTCTCTGGGCTCTGCGGGGCAAATGCCCGTCCAGCCTGGTGCTGAAGCCCAGCCCTGACGCCAGGAGCGAAAGCTTCTGCCGTGGCCTTGCCACCTCTCTGCGAGCCACAAAGGCGCAAACTCTTTGGGTTTTGAACAGGAGGGTCATAACCACACTCTCCCCTGGCAGGTGCGGAGGGCAGTTCTGGAgttcagcagggagctgctcagctccggatcccagagctgctgcccatGGGATGTGGTGGGGCACATCTTCAGCGAGTTCAGCCGGACCTCGGGCACACTGGtaagggcagagcaggacacCCAGGGCTGGTTGTTTTGACCAGTGCCTGGACCGTGCTGAGGGCTCCTGCCGGCGGCCTTGGCCTTGGAGAgctccatgctgcagagccatcGGCGCTGGCACTGCCGTCAGAGCCGCTTCCGAATGGCCGTTCCTCGTGGGTGTCTGTGCCGATGTTGGTGGAGATGTCAGTGGATGATGTGGGTTTACACCTCGGCATGCCACCCAGCACTGTGGTGCCGAGCTGTGCCCACGGGCGCCTTCGGCAAAGCCGCCTTGCAAAGGGAGCGTCTTGTAGGGGCAGGACATCTTCCGTCCTTAAATGCTGATGGACGGtgagcaaaacacagccagTGCGGACAGGTGGGCCTGGCTAGAGGAGCTTTCTGTGGTGTTCTCGTGCTCTGGCCCTCCAAAGCACACCCTGCCCATCCAGTAACAGTCTGGGGGCCCACATCCCTTCTGGCAAGGGGACGGGCCGTTTGGCAGTCCCTGTGGTGAGCGTTTCCCAGCATTCAGCTGGGTGCCCAGGAGGTGAAAACTGGGGATGGCCGAGCCTCCCGCTGACTCGCCGAGGACATTCCCTCTGGCCGCACCTTCCCTCTAGCTGGGAGATCCATGTGCGTCACTCTGAGGCTCGGGGAGGCTCTGCTTTGGGAGCAGGGCAAAGGAAAGGGCTTCTGGGTGCTCCTCCACATCTGTCgggctgggtgtgctgcctccagggctggcactgagcacagccttgCTGAAGGGCACGTTCCTCACCTCTGCTTTGGTGGCACGACAGCAGCATTTGGGCCCCAGGGGACCGAGTCGGCAAGCAGCGGCACTGTCTGCTcccaggcttcccagtccttcccAGGGTCTGGGACCCGGTCCTCGAGCTGGGTCCGTCTGGCCATCGGGAGGGGGGCAGGCACAGGAGCAAGAAGAGCACTGGTGAGGGGTGCCTGAGCCTCATCAGTTGGGAGCTGAAGGTAATTGGGGGTTTGCCAACTCTGTCTTACAGGTGGCAGGAGGCCTTTTTGCCTGGGAAAACCCAGAGGATGGAGCAATTCGAGCCCTGTGCCTGGACATCGTGGGCTCACTGGACGTCACTCTGAGAGGGATGACCAAAGTAAGTtgccctctgtcctgctgctgtggccgCTTCTTGCCTTCAGGACATTTTTCCGTGTGCTCCCCCATGCCCTGAACCTGTCCCCTCCTGCGCTGAAGCGCACCAGGCTCAGTGAAATGCAGACCGTCCTTTTCGTCTTCGCGCTGAGCGGAAATGCCAGTGTGGCGAATTGCCCggttcttctctgcagctcctgtggccGAGGCTGCTGCAGTACGTGGTGCCAGCCCAGTACAGCGGCATGCTGATCCCGCTCTCCCGCTGCCTCCGAGCCCTGGTTGAGAGACGGGAGAGAGCGGGgtgcgaggaggaggagccggATGCCATGGACTCCCAGGAGCAAGGTAGGAGCCCCAgcgagtgctgctgctgggtttggccAGGGGTCAGGCCAGCCCGCGTCTCCCTGCGCCCCACCAGCCCTGAGCAGGagcccaggaaaagcaaagggcagagacaggctctgctgctgggcacgaggggctctgccctgcgtgGCCCCTTGCCCGGCGCAGAGGCCTGGCTCTCCTGCTCGCAGCGCTCTCCTGGTGAGCCGGGGCTCGCTCCTGGCCGTGCTGGAGCTGCCTTCATCtcctgctgggcagccctggggagccccccAGCCAGCGCTATTGCAGCGCAGCTGCTCTCAGCCCTCAGCCCTGTGTGGGGCTATCGGAGGCGTGAGGCTCGTCGGCTCACCCAGCCTTtctgcctccccacagcccgGCTGCCGGCTCCCCAGGCCCTGCTGGCTCGACTGCTGGTGAGTAGCGGGGCCCTGGGGAAAGAGCTTTTCTGGCCAGGGGTGGTGGGAGATCCCGGGGTAGAGATGCTGTTGAGGCCAGCGCCGGGAGCCcccaaggaggaggcagcatgcCCGAGCCCATCAGGGATCCCACTCCGttctcagggctggcagcaccctgggtGAAGCCGtcggctgcctgctgccagccaagcgGCACCGAGCTCCCTCCCGAGCtccctcctgggagaagctgtggctctGGCGGCAGGAGCgacccttctctcctgccctcctctagGTGGTGGCGGCAGCTCCTTACCCGAGCCGCGAACGCGCAGTCGCTgccttgcagctgctgcaggccctCCACGGCAGGATCCACAGAGGCTTGGGGGCGGCGTGGGCGACCGAgatccccctcctgctgcagtacCTGGAAGGTAAAGTgcgggtggggagggagaggctggaggggagggaggggggcaggaaaaCGCAGCTGCCTGGCGCGACGGAGGGCAATTGTCCCCAGTTCCCCAGCActtgctctgctgcctttccccttccaggGAGCcggtgctgaggctgggggcagctgtccCCTGGCATCAGTTCGGcccaggggatggagggggccgTTGATGTCCCCTCGGAGGGCAGGTGTTGGCATCACCCAAGGATGGTGTCTGGGAGAGGGACGTGACTGGTGCTCCTGGAGGGGGTGCAGCCCTCGGCTTTGGAGGACCAAGTCCCCAGGCCAGGCGAGgtttgcagcagctgtcctCGGCAGTAGcctgggagaagggctggaaaTGGGCAAAAGGCAATGGGTGGTTCGGGAGAAAATGTGTGTTGGGACTGGGTGGTTGGAGTTGTTGTGGGAGCTGCAGTCGCTCAGTGGGAATCTGCTGCGGCCAGTGCGTCCTTCCCCAGATTGAGTCAATGCCTCTGACGACCGCCCCTGGGATCCCTCCTGTGTCTTTGGCCTCGCAAGGGCTTTCGCGTAGGCCCTCTCTAGCCTGATGGCCTGGGACTTTTGGGAGGTCGGACTGCAGAGGAGAGCGCCAGACTCGTCTTTGGTGTGAGCTTAAATAGCTGCGAgagcttttgcttcctcttgcttcctAGGCAGAACTGAGAGCTCCCTGGCCTCTGCAGAGTGGGAGCGCCGTGTGCTTAAGGTATAGCATCCTTGCGGGGGGTGTCACAAATCgaggggggagaagaggcagcaaagtTGTGGGAGGAAGCTCGGGGCTGCTTGTGTAGGCACCAGGAGGTGGGGGCACCTCCTGAGCACCCTGCGCCTCCCCCGGCAGTAGGTGCCTGCCCACtcaagaggagctgctgcctgcacacgtGCCACGGCTGATGGCTAATGCCCTCTAACGCTGTGGCACGCGCCTTagcgctgcctcctcctctaaGTCCGGCCTGCCGGGTGGTCTCACATGAGGCAttaggagaagagggaagctgGTGAAAAGAGGCTTGGGTGGGGTGAGGGAGGAGACTGCCGTTCCCGGCAGCTCTCCCCCGCAGCATCCCGGGACACGTGAGCGTGGAAAGGGCCCTGGCCAAGGTCTGGGGAACACTCGCTTCCTTTCCCGTTCACACCAGTTTCTGCGAGCGTCGCTGGAGCCCGTGGAGGACAAGGCCTGGACCGTAGGcctgagccaggagctgagccagcggctgggcagctctgctgccggcTCCTGGGAGGAGGTGTGTGTCCTGCCCggcactggggctggagctggcgcTGGTGCTCTGCCCACGCAGGcagatttcactgctttcctttccctcgtCCCCAAAAGGCGtttcccctgggctgccccagcgGCTGGCCACAGCCTGGCATCGTGgccggctctgcctgctcccggAGGTGGTGGGGTCCATCTGGGGCCAGCCCTCTCCTGACGGGTCGGGCCATGACTGCATCTCGGGCTCggcttcttctctttcagcttttcctgtacAAGGCTCTTGGGACGGTGCTGGCAGCTTGTCAGGACCTCAGACACGTCCAAGGGCAGGTGCTGAGGTTCCTCCAGGAGACAAACCCTGTGGAGCTGTCTGAGGCCAAGGTGAGGTGATGCTCCTGTCCTGAGCAGCCCCTGGATTttcctgggggagagggagggctgctcctggcccagctccagacctccttcctttccccgtTGCTGCTGTTTCCGGCTTGCTGCAACGTCCTGCCTGGCCACGGTCGCTGGCCACGGCTGAATGCCTGGACTGGAACCGACTCCCCGTTTCTCCGTGGTTGCAGGGAATGATTTCTGTTGTGTCCCACGCTGCCGAGAGCCACTTCCACCTGGTCTTGGGCACGGTGACTATGTTCTCTGCCGCTTTCACCAGAGACTGGTCCCGCCAGGCTTCCACGGGCTGGGAGGTAAAGGAACGAGGGGCTTGCTggttggctttccttttttggccttctttccacttctacacctgcagcagccaccctgTGGCAGCTGCCTTGAGATTAACCTTCTTGGAAGAGCTACCCGAGACCTGTGTTTCAGAGGGGACATCCTGGCCTTGGGGCCCCTGAGGGGTCTCTGGAGAGGATGGGGTTTGGCACCTGGTGGATCAGAGccacccagctggggcagctgcagcagttgcttgcttgcttgcttgctcgCAGGCACATTGCCCTGACTtaacttcagcaggagctggtgacAAGGGGGTGGGCACAGTGTGAcactctgccccttcctcaaagctgagggctgggagcaggagcctggtgAGGTCTCGttggctctgctccccacctgggggctgtggggaagcctttctgggcagggcagggccctgcagagagagcagtGCAGCCTGGCCTGGGCAGGTGAGCAGACCGGGCTCATCTGCGCCACTGACCCGCACAGGCTGCACGGCTCTGAGCAGGACCGTGACAGGCTATGTCGGGTACCTGTCCGCAGAAAGGTTCCAGACAGCTCCCCGGCCTCTCGAGTCAGTGGTATAACAGCCAGCAGCGTGTGTGATGCTGgctgcacctcctccctctccgaGAGAGAGAACTCAAGCTGCGGGGTGGGAACaactcccagccccagcactcgCAGctcggggagctgctgggaggtgctgggggaaaCAAAGAGCTGGCGAGGGTGCGGGGCAGGGCCTGCCGCAGGAGCCCGCCGCAGGAGTCCCGGGGCTGATGTCTCAGGGCATCTCTGTCGACACAGGTACAGCGGCGGCAGAAGATGGAGCGAACCCGGACCATTCGTGCTGCTCTCATGCGCACCTACAGCGGCATTGCGCTGCATGCCCCCAGGGAGCAGCTGCTCACCTGTGTGGATAAAGAAATCATGGGCAACATCCTGAGGCTCTCCAGAGATAAAGAGAGGGTAGGAGCACAGGGCGCGTAGGGTGGGGATGCCCGGGTGCCCCAGCTCCGGCCCCTCGGGGCTGGGGTGTACCGAGATGGGCGGTCTCTTCCTAAAGACCTCCCAAGGAGGGGTTTGTCCTCAGTGTCCAGATGCAAGCCCTCTGTGGCTTCTCCCTGCCCgtgctcctcttccacctctcaGCCCTTCAAAGAGTTCAAGGGGTGCTTTGCTCTCTTTGGCCTCAGGACTTGCAGCTCAAGCTCGCCCTGGTGCAGAGCATCACCGAGGTCAGTTGTGCCATCCAGGCTGTGGGCGACTGCGGCAGCTTTGAGCTCTCCTTAAAGCAGGAGGCGATGCGGACCCTGCTGGTGAGTGTCCGTAGCTGGAGCCGTCACACGGGGGAGTTTTGGGCTGTGCCGTCAGCCTGGTTTCCCCAGAGGCATGATGGCCTCTCGGCTTCACGCGAGCTCCTGGAGCTGTGTCCGCAGCTGGTGGGGCCCTTGGGTGCTGGTACTGGGTGgctgtggctgaggagcagggtCCCTCCTGCAGTGCCTTTGTGCCTTTGGGGTTCCgtgggggagatggggcagcGTCTGCCCAAgcctggcagcagagcctgtccccggggcggcgggagggctgtCCCGTGTCCCTGCCCGCTGCCAACTCTGCACTTGTCTCTGGGACTTGCAGGACTGGATAAAGAGGGAGCCCTGGGACTCCCTGGTGTATGGAGTGTTTCAGGCCCTGGAGGAGTTGAGGTGAGGTCTGttccccaggctctgggcactCCCAGtgtgccccagcccagcttgagcatggggccaggagctgctggggctgtggagtGGGAGGGTGTTCCCCATTCCAGGTGTCTCCCAGAAGAAGGGAGCCCCAGGGGTTCCTTaacctggggggggtgggggggttgcctgctgcctgggaggaggtaggaattgctggagctgaaggcagtgctcgctggcatgggctgggggggttggatTTGGGGCCCTCGATTAGGAGGGACTCAGTTGTGGTTTAAACCACCCTGGAGAGGGCTAGTAAatcccctttctgttttgtctcccttcttcctctggccAGCAAGCTGAGGCCGCCtctgagcaggaaggaaaagggcaACCTGCTGGCAGTGTGCTGCCAGAGTGTTTTGTCCCATCCTTCCGAGGAGCagatgaaaaagggaaggaagagtgtGAGGGCAGCTGTGAACATGGAGGTACCCACCGGCCAGTGCCTGCCCACCTCTGGGTCAGGATCCCACCTCAGCACGCCCTGGCAGCCCCCATGATGCATAGCCTCagctctcctttgctgcttttagcttCTGCACAGGAGAGGCATGGAAGATCTGGGCCACCTCATAGAAACCCTTCTGGAGGCTGAGGCGGcctctgcctgcttttgcaAAGTGTTCCACGTGAGTAGCCACGGGGCAACAGGGAAAGCGTTGCCAGGGCAGAGAATCGAGACCTTAGTGGGTGATAGGAGGTGGATACCTTTCCTCCAGACAAATGGGGCTTTGGCTCCTTGCTCTGGGGCTGTGCAtctggccggggctgggggtcagGAGTGCCTGGCCACTGCAGCCTCAGGACAGGCAGCGAAGTGGGCCCTGGTGGAGGGAAAGCCAAgagccagccctgagctgggcgagagcagccctggggggaaGGCCGGAGCAGGGAGACGCCAGCAGGGAAGCAAGACCTGACACAGGGCAGAGGCGGCTGCATAGCGCGAGGCGGTGAAGGCTGCAGGGCCGGTGCTTGGTGGGGCGGGGGATGCGCCAGGAAGGGgccagagaagaagggagagggagagggatctCGGGGAGAGAAAGATTCCTGTTGCGAGAGAGatgccccctgccccaggtccTGAAGGGCTGGCTCACCTCAGCCAAAGAATGGGAGCGGGAGAGAGCCCTGCGGGTTTGCACCCACGTGCTGGGCGCTTGCAAGGAGCGATGTGAGCTCACGGTGAGTAGGGACCCTCCGCGTGCCCTAGTGCCCCATTCCCACCATTCGTGGCCCTGGAAAGGAGCCCTgcccagctgggtgctggcttTCGGGGCCCCTGGGATTATGGggcagcccttctgcctggtcgctgcccagggagcaggctgggcagtAGAGGCGAGCGGGCGCTGGGACTGCCTGCAacctttttcctgctgctgtcccctgcagagAGGATGTCCCTACAAGCAGTTCGGCTCCCTGGTGGGACTGCTGGGGTCTCTGACCAGCGACTGCCTGGACACGTGCCACCAGAGGGCATGGGTCTGCCTTGGCTACCTTCTCCAAATGCAAGGTGAGGAGAGCAGGCGCTTCCCAGCCTTGCTCAGCCcgatcctccctccctcccttcctggcCTGGCGCCACCGGGGTCccgtggagggaagggggaggcaacGTGCTGGGCTGGTTTTGTGCCCCCACCCTGTTAGccctctgcccccctgcccATCTCAGGAAGGATCCCTGAGAGAGTGTTGCCGAGTCCCACCTCCCCGGGGCGTGCGTGAGGTTGGGTGGTCAGGGCCATCCCTCACTGCTGTCTGAGAGCAGGACGTCGTCACCAATGCTGGGGACTGTCCCCCTCCACGTCTGTCCCTCTCCACGGTCCAGGCAGGAGAGACAGAGGGTGGTCAGACAACTCGCTCGGATGAGGTCCCCGACGTTTCAGAGGGTGCCTTCCCCCTCGCTCCctgccttcagcctggagagacaGGCAGCTACCCAGGCAGTCTCCAAAGTCATccctggcagggaagaaatctcCTGGGGAGCACAAGAGAGGAAGCCAATTTGCTGCCCAGAGCaaactgggcagggaggagggatctGAGCTGCAGGCCCAGAGCGTGCTGCAAAGGGTTGTGTTTGCACCCTTTCCTCTTCAGGCAGCAGggtctgcctgtgctgaggaagTCACAGGGAGGTTTCCTGCCTCCCAGAGACGATGGCGGCCTGTGTGGGAATAGGGGACGCAGCTGctaggagcagaggctgctgaaacCCTGAAGCCCCAGCAAAAGGTTTAAGGAGGAAGAGGGCTCTTTCCAGCCCGGGGTTTGTCAGCCATTTATCAGGCTCAGGAAATCCCGCTGCCCCAAGTTCAGGAGGGCCCTGGCTTTCCCTGTGGCCTTCCCTGCCACCACGGGGGTTCTCCTTTATTGGTATCTGGGGCCAGAGGTTGGCTTTCTGTAGATGTgac
Protein-coding sequences here:
- the LOC142027633 gene encoding maestro heat-like repeat-containing protein family member 2B; the encoded protein is MAFAWRSSVSIRGILLPMRRMRALRALCSCVRSQSRPARSEDRGGVTGTVPAAVTTFVAVGTSLLKRLQDHEGDRVETYRELESVLWGDDGCLTSGVVNRLIAEALSDMRAAQGVTGDVKMAASDVLVALARSHFHFVMSELQSHLKAMRKVPDEIVLLTLGKMARSYALRCIPFVGMTLLALRTVLTQVGSGEVLHAICSVLEQWSKGVSTYLCSWEQCPFPRKGVAQFCEAIYPVFRYVVANWLDCKEEEDKQAVLGAVAAMLGVLLHEEQHREQTWEQLLWLLQQYQEVRDNSRLTESLSYVLEILEGVQTPMPQGTALAISTAVRRQLPDVTEEAGPAQKAVLSRCIMLQARMRPEETGMFLHSQLSGGSEAGRVAALGLLGALARADAPAVREKLPQLVEAMRSLCSDPSAQVRRAVLEFSRELLSSGSQSCCPWDVVGHIFSEFSRTSGTLVAGGLFAWENPEDGAIRALCLDIVGSLDVTLRGMTKLLWPRLLQYVVPAQYSGMLIPLSRCLRALVERRERAGCEEEEPDAMDSQEQGRSPSECCCWVWPGVRPARVSLRPTSPEQEPRKSKGQRQALLLGTRGSALRGPLPGAEAWLSCSQRSPGEPGLAPGRAGAAFISCWAALGSPPASAIAAQLLSALSPVWGYRRREARRLTQPFCLPTARLPAPQALLARLLVSSGALGKELFWPGVVGDPGVEMLLRPAPGAPKEEVVAAAPYPSRERAVAALQLLQALHGRIHRGLGAAWATEIPLLLQYLEGRTESSLASAEWERRVLKFLRASLEPVEDKAWTVGLSQELSQRLGSSAAGSWEELFLYKALGTVLAACQDLRHVQGQVLRFLQETNPVELSEAKGMISVVSHAAESHFHLVLGTVTMFSAAFTRDWSRQASTGWEVQRRQKMERTRTIRAALMRTYSGIALHAPREQLLTCVDKEIMGNILRLSRDKERDLQLKLALVQSITEVSCAIQAVGDCGSFELSLKQEAMRTLLDWIKREPWDSLVYGVFQALEELR